A section of the Delphinus delphis chromosome 1, mDelDel1.2, whole genome shotgun sequence genome encodes:
- the ZNF644 gene encoding zinc finger protein 644 isoform X3 — translation MSSANRLNVLNGLANNMDDLKINTDITGAKEELLDDNSFISDKESGVHKPKDCQTSFQKNNTFTLPEELSKDKSEKALSGGQSTLFIHAGAPTVSSENFILPKGAAVNGPVSHSSLTKTSNMNKGSVSLTTGQPVDQPTTESCSTLKVAADLQLSTPQKASQHQVLFLLSDVAHAKNPTHSIKKLPTSASIGCDIQNSVGSNIKSDSTLINQVEVGEDSEDLLVKDDCVSTLTGISSGTDEFRSENDTNWDPQKEFIQFLMTNEDTVDKAPVHSKVGLEKKRKRKMDVSKITRYTEDCFNDSNCVPNKSKMLEVDFMEQNEELQAVDSQKYTLSKVKPESTDEDLESVDTFQHLIYNPDKCGEDSSPVHTGTFLSNTLKKKCEESDSESPATFSTEEPSFYPCTKCNVNFREKKHLHRHMMYHLDGNSHFRHLNVPRPYACRECGRTFRDRNSLLKHMIIHQERRQKLMEEIRELKELQDEGRSARLQCPQCVFGTNCPKTFVQHAKTHEKDKRYYCCEECNFMAVTENELECHRGIAHGAVVKCPIVSSDVAQRKTQKKTFMKDPVIGSSKKSATYICKMCPFTTSARSILKKHMEYLHSSSCIDSFDSPLGLDKRKSNIIEEPIDTDSPKPLTKQQSTTFPKNSALKQDVKRTFGSSSQSSNFSKFHKRPHRIQKARKSIAQSGVNVCNQNNSPHKTVMIKSSIDQKPKYFHQAAKEKPNAKANSNYLYRHKYENYRMIKKSGESYPLHFKKEEASSLNSLHLFSSSRNSHNNSFISDPHNSDTKRPESFRDHRRVAVKRVVKESKKQSSVGEDLDSYPDFLHKMTVVVLQKLNSAEKKDSYETEDESSWDNVELGDYTTQTIEDETYNDINQEHVNLFPLFKSKVEGQEPGENATLSYDQNDGFYFEYYEDAGTNNFLHEIHDPQHLENAETSLSKHSSVFHWTDLSLEKKSCPYCPATFETGVGLSNHVRGHLHRAGLSYEARHVVSPEQIATSDKMQHFKRTGTGTPVKRVRKAIEKSETTSEHTCQLCGGWFDTKIGLSNHVRGHLKRLGKTKWDAHKSPICVLNEMMQNEEKYEKILKALNSRRIIPRPFVAQKLASSDDFLSQNVIPLEAYRNGLKTEALSVSASEEEGLSFLNEYDETKPELPSGKKNQSLTLIELLKNKRMGEEKNSSISPQKIHNQTARKRFVQKCVLPLNEDSPLMYQPQKMDFTMHSALDCKQKKSRSRSGSKKKMLTLPHGADEVYILRCRFCGLVFRGPLSVQEDWIKHLQRHIVNANLPRTGAGMVEVTSLLKKPASITETSFSLLMAEAAS, via the exons atgtcatctgcaaatag acTAAATGTGTTAAATGGGCTTGCCAACAATATGGATGACTTGAAGATAAACACCGATATTACTGGTGCTAAAGAAGAACTCCTAGATGACAACAGTTTTATATCAGACAAAGAGAGTGGAGTTCATAAACCAAAAGATTGTCAAACATCATTTCAGAAAAACAATACATTCACTCTGCCTGAAGAACTGTCAAAGGACAAATCTGAAAAAGCCTTAAGTGGAGGCCAGTCTACTCTATTTATACATGCTGGTGCTCCTACTGTTTCTAGTGAAAACTTTATCTTGCCTAAAGGAGCTGCTGTTAATGGACCAGTTTCACACTCCTCCTTAACTAAGACTTCCAATATGAATAAAGGCAGTGTTTcattaaccactggacagcctgTGGATCAGCCAACGACAGAATCTTGTTCAACTTTGAAGGTGGCAGCTGATCTTCAGCTCTCTACACCACAGAAAGCAAGTCAACaccaagttttatttttgttatcagATGTAGCACATGCTAAGAATCCAACCCATTCCATTAAAAAACTACCTACCTCTGCTTCAATTGGTTGTGACATTCAGAATTCAGTAGGGAGTAATATAAAGTCAGATAGCACTTTAATAAATCAAGTAGAGGTGGGTGAGGATAGTGAAGATTTATTGGTAAAAGATGATTGTGTCAGTACATTAACAGGAATTTCCTCAGGTACAGATGAATTTAGGTCAGAAAATGATACAAACTGGGACCCCCAAAAAGAGTTCATTCAGTTTCTTATGACGAATGAAGACACAGTGGATAAAGCTCCAGTTCACTCTAAAGTAGgtctagaaaaaaagagaaagcgaaaaatggatgtAAGCAAGATAACTCGTTATACTGAGGATTGCTTTAATGATTCTAACTGTGTACCCAATAAATCAAAAATGCTAGAAGTAGACTTtatggaacagaatgaagaactGCAAGCAGTAGACTCACAGAAATATACATTATCAAAAGTGAAACCTGAATCAACCGATGAAGACTTGGAATCTGTGGATACTTTTCAACATCTAATTTATAATCCAGATAAGTGCGGAGAAGACAGTTCACCTGTTCATACTGGCACTTTTCTTTCAAAtaccttaaaaaagaaatgtgaagaaaGTGATTCCGAGTCACCTGCTACTTTCAGCACCGAAGAGCCATCATTTTACCCCTGTACAAAGTGCAATGTGAACTTTAGGGAGAAAAAGCATCTCCACAGGCATATGATGTATCATTTAGATGGGAATAGTCACTTTCGGCATCTTAACGTCCCAAGGCCATATGCTTGTAGAGAATGTGGACGGACATTTCGAGATCGGAACTCGCTACTAAAGCATATGATTATTCAccaagaaagaagacagaaattgaTGGAGGAAATTCGTGAATTGAAAGAACTTCAGGATGAAGGAAGAAGTGCACGATTACAATGCCCTCAGTGTGTGTTTGGTACCAATTGCCCTAAAACATTTGTGCAGCATGCTAAAACccatgaaaaagataaaaggtaCTACTGCTGTGAAGAGTGTAACTTTATGGCAGTGACAGAAAATGAATTGGAATGCCATCGAGGAATTGCCCATGGAGCAGTGGTAAAATGCCCTATTGTCAGTTCTGATGTAGCCCAGAGAAAAACGCAAAAAAAGACTTTCATGAAGGACCCCGTTATAGGATCATCCAAAAAATCAGCTACCTATATATGTAAGATGTGTCCTTTTACTACTTCAGCcaggagtattttaaaaaaacacatggagtaCTTGCATTCATCATCATGCATTGATTCATTTGACAGTCCTCTTGGACttgataaaagaaaaagcaacataaTCGAAGAACCTATAGATACTGATAGTCCTAAACCATTAACTAAACAACAGTCAACAACATTTCCAAAGAACTCTGCTTTAAAACAAGATGTAAAGCGAACATTTGGATCATCCTCACAATcaagtaatttttcaaaattccatAAGCGGCCACACAGAATACAAAAAGCTCGGAAAAGCATTGCCCAGTCAGGTGTAAATGTGTGCAATCAAAACAATTCTCCTCACAAGACTGTTATGATTAAAAGCAGCATTGACCAAAAACCTAAGTATTTCCAtcaggcagcaaaagaaaaacctaaTGCCAAGGCAAATAGCAACTATTTATATAGACATAAATATGAAAACTACAGGATGATCAAAAAATCAGGTGAATCATATCCTCTGCATTTCAAAAAAGAGGAAGCTAGTTCGTTAAATTCTTTACATCTGTTTTCATCATCAAGAAATTCTCACAACAATAGTTTTATCTCAGACCCTCATAACTCTGATACCAAAAGGCCAGAAAGCTTCAGAGACCACAGGCGTGTAGCTGTAAAGAGAGTAGTTAAGGAATCTAAGAAGCAAAGTTCTGTTGGAGAAGACTTGGATAGCTATCCAGATTTCTTGCATAAAATGACCGTTGTTGTTCTGCAAAAACTTAATTCTGCTGAAAAGAAAGATAGCTATGAAACAGAAGATGAAAGTTCCTGGGACAATGTTGAGCTAGGTGACTACACTACACAGACTATAGAAGATGAAACCTATAATGATATTAATCAAGAACATGTAAACCTATTCCCTCTATTTAAAAGCAAGGTGGAAGGTCAAGAGCCTGGAGAAAATGCTACACTTAGTTATGATCAAAACGATggcttttattttgaatattatgaagATGCTGGAACTAATAACTTTTTGCATGAGATACACGATCCTCAGcatttagaaaatgcagaaacttCATTGTCAAAGCATAGTTCTGTTTTTCACTGGACTGATTTGTCTCTTGAGAAGAAATCGTGTCCTTACTGCCCAGCAACGTTTGAAACAGGCGTTGGGTTGTCAAATCATGTCCGGGGACATCTTCACAGAGCAGGATTAAGCTATGAAGCCCGTCATGTTGTATCACCAGAACAAATAGCCACAAGTGACAAAATGCAACATTTCAAAAGAACTGGCACAGGAACACCTGTTAAGCGAGTTAGAAAAG cgATAGAGAAGTCTGAAACCACTTCTGAACACACTTGTCAGCTCTGTGGTGGTTGGTTTGATACTAAAATTGGATTATCAAATCATGTTAGAGGCCACCTGAAAAGACTTGGAAAGACCAAGTGGGATGCTCACAAATCTCCAATCTGTGTTCTGAATGAGATgatgcaaaatgaagaaaaatatgaaaaaatcttAAAGGCATTGAACAGTCGTCGTATTATTCCTAGACCATTTGTAGCTCAAAAACTTGCATCAAGTGATGACTTTCTATCTCAAAATGTTATACCTCTTGAAGCATACCGTAATGGCCTAAAGACTGAAGCTTTATCAGTGTCTGCATCAGAGGAAGAAGGGCTGAGTTTCTTAAATGAATATGATGAAACAAAGCCAGAACTGCCTAGTGGAAAAAAGAATCAGTCTCTTACACTGATAGaactgcttaaaaataaaaggatgggagaagaaaagaattctTCTATTTCTCCTCAAAAGATCCATAATCAAACTGCAAGAAAGAGATTTGTTCAGAAATGTGTTCTTCCACTAAATGAAGATAGTCCATTGATGTATCAACCACAAAAAATGGACTTCACTATGCACTCAG
- the ZNF644 gene encoding zinc finger protein 644 isoform X1 — MCTFNSPYVLIIFFLSCKSKFFFPFSRLNVLNGLANNMDDLKINTDITGAKEELLDDNSFISDKESGVHKPKDCQTSFQKNNTFTLPEELSKDKSEKALSGGQSTLFIHAGAPTVSSENFILPKGAAVNGPVSHSSLTKTSNMNKGSVSLTTGQPVDQPTTESCSTLKVAADLQLSTPQKASQHQVLFLLSDVAHAKNPTHSIKKLPTSASIGCDIQNSVGSNIKSDSTLINQVEVGEDSEDLLVKDDCVSTLTGISSGTDEFRSENDTNWDPQKEFIQFLMTNEDTVDKAPVHSKVGLEKKRKRKMDVSKITRYTEDCFNDSNCVPNKSKMLEVDFMEQNEELQAVDSQKYTLSKVKPESTDEDLESVDTFQHLIYNPDKCGEDSSPVHTGTFLSNTLKKKCEESDSESPATFSTEEPSFYPCTKCNVNFREKKHLHRHMMYHLDGNSHFRHLNVPRPYACRECGRTFRDRNSLLKHMIIHQERRQKLMEEIRELKELQDEGRSARLQCPQCVFGTNCPKTFVQHAKTHEKDKRYYCCEECNFMAVTENELECHRGIAHGAVVKCPIVSSDVAQRKTQKKTFMKDPVIGSSKKSATYICKMCPFTTSARSILKKHMEYLHSSSCIDSFDSPLGLDKRKSNIIEEPIDTDSPKPLTKQQSTTFPKNSALKQDVKRTFGSSSQSSNFSKFHKRPHRIQKARKSIAQSGVNVCNQNNSPHKTVMIKSSIDQKPKYFHQAAKEKPNAKANSNYLYRHKYENYRMIKKSGESYPLHFKKEEASSLNSLHLFSSSRNSHNNSFISDPHNSDTKRPESFRDHRRVAVKRVVKESKKQSSVGEDLDSYPDFLHKMTVVVLQKLNSAEKKDSYETEDESSWDNVELGDYTTQTIEDETYNDINQEHVNLFPLFKSKVEGQEPGENATLSYDQNDGFYFEYYEDAGTNNFLHEIHDPQHLENAETSLSKHSSVFHWTDLSLEKKSCPYCPATFETGVGLSNHVRGHLHRAGLSYEARHVVSPEQIATSDKMQHFKRTGTGTPVKRVRKAIEKSETTSEHTCQLCGGWFDTKIGLSNHVRGHLKRLGKTKWDAHKSPICVLNEMMQNEEKYEKILKALNSRRIIPRPFVAQKLASSDDFLSQNVIPLEAYRNGLKTEALSVSASEEEGLSFLNEYDETKPELPSGKKNQSLTLIELLKNKRMGEEKNSSISPQKIHNQTARKRFVQKCVLPLNEDSPLMYQPQKMDFTMHSALDCKQKKSRSRSGSKKKMLTLPHGADEVYILRCRFCGLVFRGPLSVQEDWIKHLQRHIVNANLPRTGAGMVEVTSLLKKPASITETSFSLLMAEAAS; from the exons ATGTGTACTTTTAACTCTCCATACGTTCtaataatattctttctttcatgcaaatctaaatttttttttccattttctagacTAAATGTGTTAAATGGGCTTGCCAACAATATGGATGACTTGAAGATAAACACCGATATTACTGGTGCTAAAGAAGAACTCCTAGATGACAACAGTTTTATATCAGACAAAGAGAGTGGAGTTCATAAACCAAAAGATTGTCAAACATCATTTCAGAAAAACAATACATTCACTCTGCCTGAAGAACTGTCAAAGGACAAATCTGAAAAAGCCTTAAGTGGAGGCCAGTCTACTCTATTTATACATGCTGGTGCTCCTACTGTTTCTAGTGAAAACTTTATCTTGCCTAAAGGAGCTGCTGTTAATGGACCAGTTTCACACTCCTCCTTAACTAAGACTTCCAATATGAATAAAGGCAGTGTTTcattaaccactggacagcctgTGGATCAGCCAACGACAGAATCTTGTTCAACTTTGAAGGTGGCAGCTGATCTTCAGCTCTCTACACCACAGAAAGCAAGTCAACaccaagttttatttttgttatcagATGTAGCACATGCTAAGAATCCAACCCATTCCATTAAAAAACTACCTACCTCTGCTTCAATTGGTTGTGACATTCAGAATTCAGTAGGGAGTAATATAAAGTCAGATAGCACTTTAATAAATCAAGTAGAGGTGGGTGAGGATAGTGAAGATTTATTGGTAAAAGATGATTGTGTCAGTACATTAACAGGAATTTCCTCAGGTACAGATGAATTTAGGTCAGAAAATGATACAAACTGGGACCCCCAAAAAGAGTTCATTCAGTTTCTTATGACGAATGAAGACACAGTGGATAAAGCTCCAGTTCACTCTAAAGTAGgtctagaaaaaaagagaaagcgaaaaatggatgtAAGCAAGATAACTCGTTATACTGAGGATTGCTTTAATGATTCTAACTGTGTACCCAATAAATCAAAAATGCTAGAAGTAGACTTtatggaacagaatgaagaactGCAAGCAGTAGACTCACAGAAATATACATTATCAAAAGTGAAACCTGAATCAACCGATGAAGACTTGGAATCTGTGGATACTTTTCAACATCTAATTTATAATCCAGATAAGTGCGGAGAAGACAGTTCACCTGTTCATACTGGCACTTTTCTTTCAAAtaccttaaaaaagaaatgtgaagaaaGTGATTCCGAGTCACCTGCTACTTTCAGCACCGAAGAGCCATCATTTTACCCCTGTACAAAGTGCAATGTGAACTTTAGGGAGAAAAAGCATCTCCACAGGCATATGATGTATCATTTAGATGGGAATAGTCACTTTCGGCATCTTAACGTCCCAAGGCCATATGCTTGTAGAGAATGTGGACGGACATTTCGAGATCGGAACTCGCTACTAAAGCATATGATTATTCAccaagaaagaagacagaaattgaTGGAGGAAATTCGTGAATTGAAAGAACTTCAGGATGAAGGAAGAAGTGCACGATTACAATGCCCTCAGTGTGTGTTTGGTACCAATTGCCCTAAAACATTTGTGCAGCATGCTAAAACccatgaaaaagataaaaggtaCTACTGCTGTGAAGAGTGTAACTTTATGGCAGTGACAGAAAATGAATTGGAATGCCATCGAGGAATTGCCCATGGAGCAGTGGTAAAATGCCCTATTGTCAGTTCTGATGTAGCCCAGAGAAAAACGCAAAAAAAGACTTTCATGAAGGACCCCGTTATAGGATCATCCAAAAAATCAGCTACCTATATATGTAAGATGTGTCCTTTTACTACTTCAGCcaggagtattttaaaaaaacacatggagtaCTTGCATTCATCATCATGCATTGATTCATTTGACAGTCCTCTTGGACttgataaaagaaaaagcaacataaTCGAAGAACCTATAGATACTGATAGTCCTAAACCATTAACTAAACAACAGTCAACAACATTTCCAAAGAACTCTGCTTTAAAACAAGATGTAAAGCGAACATTTGGATCATCCTCACAATcaagtaatttttcaaaattccatAAGCGGCCACACAGAATACAAAAAGCTCGGAAAAGCATTGCCCAGTCAGGTGTAAATGTGTGCAATCAAAACAATTCTCCTCACAAGACTGTTATGATTAAAAGCAGCATTGACCAAAAACCTAAGTATTTCCAtcaggcagcaaaagaaaaacctaaTGCCAAGGCAAATAGCAACTATTTATATAGACATAAATATGAAAACTACAGGATGATCAAAAAATCAGGTGAATCATATCCTCTGCATTTCAAAAAAGAGGAAGCTAGTTCGTTAAATTCTTTACATCTGTTTTCATCATCAAGAAATTCTCACAACAATAGTTTTATCTCAGACCCTCATAACTCTGATACCAAAAGGCCAGAAAGCTTCAGAGACCACAGGCGTGTAGCTGTAAAGAGAGTAGTTAAGGAATCTAAGAAGCAAAGTTCTGTTGGAGAAGACTTGGATAGCTATCCAGATTTCTTGCATAAAATGACCGTTGTTGTTCTGCAAAAACTTAATTCTGCTGAAAAGAAAGATAGCTATGAAACAGAAGATGAAAGTTCCTGGGACAATGTTGAGCTAGGTGACTACACTACACAGACTATAGAAGATGAAACCTATAATGATATTAATCAAGAACATGTAAACCTATTCCCTCTATTTAAAAGCAAGGTGGAAGGTCAAGAGCCTGGAGAAAATGCTACACTTAGTTATGATCAAAACGATggcttttattttgaatattatgaagATGCTGGAACTAATAACTTTTTGCATGAGATACACGATCCTCAGcatttagaaaatgcagaaacttCATTGTCAAAGCATAGTTCTGTTTTTCACTGGACTGATTTGTCTCTTGAGAAGAAATCGTGTCCTTACTGCCCAGCAACGTTTGAAACAGGCGTTGGGTTGTCAAATCATGTCCGGGGACATCTTCACAGAGCAGGATTAAGCTATGAAGCCCGTCATGTTGTATCACCAGAACAAATAGCCACAAGTGACAAAATGCAACATTTCAAAAGAACTGGCACAGGAACACCTGTTAAGCGAGTTAGAAAAG cgATAGAGAAGTCTGAAACCACTTCTGAACACACTTGTCAGCTCTGTGGTGGTTGGTTTGATACTAAAATTGGATTATCAAATCATGTTAGAGGCCACCTGAAAAGACTTGGAAAGACCAAGTGGGATGCTCACAAATCTCCAATCTGTGTTCTGAATGAGATgatgcaaaatgaagaaaaatatgaaaaaatcttAAAGGCATTGAACAGTCGTCGTATTATTCCTAGACCATTTGTAGCTCAAAAACTTGCATCAAGTGATGACTTTCTATCTCAAAATGTTATACCTCTTGAAGCATACCGTAATGGCCTAAAGACTGAAGCTTTATCAGTGTCTGCATCAGAGGAAGAAGGGCTGAGTTTCTTAAATGAATATGATGAAACAAAGCCAGAACTGCCTAGTGGAAAAAAGAATCAGTCTCTTACACTGATAGaactgcttaaaaataaaaggatgggagaagaaaagaattctTCTATTTCTCCTCAAAAGATCCATAATCAAACTGCAAGAAAGAGATTTGTTCAGAAATGTGTTCTTCCACTAAATGAAGATAGTCCATTGATGTATCAACCACAAAAAATGGACTTCACTATGCACTCAG